One Corynebacterium efficiens YS-314 DNA segment encodes these proteins:
- the ramA gene encoding acetate metabolism transcriptional regulator RamA — protein sequence MDTQRIKDDEDAIRSALASLKTATGIPVTMYATVLPDNRLQITQWVGLRTPALQNLIIEPGVGVGGRVVATRRPVGVSDYTRANVISHEKDSAIQDEGLHSIVAVPVIVHREIRGVLYVGVHSAVRLGDTVIEEVTMTARTLEQDLAINSALRRSGAPDGRGALKPNRVMNGAEWEQVRSTHSKLRMLANRVADEELRRELEELCDQMVTPVRVKQTTKLSARELDVLACVALGHTNVEAAEEMGIGAETVKSYLRSVMRKLGAHTRYEAVNAARRIGALP from the coding sequence GTGGATACCCAGCGGATCAAAGATGATGAGGATGCCATTCGCTCGGCGCTGGCATCGCTGAAGACCGCCACCGGCATTCCCGTGACGATGTACGCGACCGTCCTTCCGGACAACCGCCTTCAGATCACCCAGTGGGTTGGTCTCCGTACACCGGCACTGCAGAATCTGATCATCGAACCCGGTGTGGGTGTCGGTGGCAGGGTCGTGGCAACCCGTCGTCCGGTCGGTGTGAGTGACTACACCCGCGCCAATGTGATCTCGCATGAGAAGGATTCTGCGATTCAGGATGAGGGGCTGCACTCTATCGTTGCGGTTCCCGTGATTGTTCACCGGGAGATCCGTGGCGTTCTCTACGTCGGTGTTCATTCGGCAGTTCGTCTCGGAGACACCGTCATCGAGGAAGTCACCATGACCGCCCGTACCCTGGAGCAGGACCTGGCGATCAACTCCGCTCTGCGTCGCAGCGGGGCACCGGATGGTCGTGGGGCGCTCAAGCCGAACCGCGTCATGAATGGTGCGGAATGGGAGCAGGTCCGATCCACCCATTCCAAGTTACGCATGCTGGCTAACCGGGTGGCGGATGAGGAACTGCGCCGTGAGCTCGAGGAACTCTGCGATCAGATGGTCACCCCGGTCCGCGTCAAGCAGACGACCAAACTGTCAGCGCGTGAGCTCGATGTGCTTGCCTGTGTGGCGCTGGGCCACACCAATGTTGAGGCCGCAGAGGAGATGGGTATCGGCGCGGAGACCGTGAAGAGCTACCTGCGTTCGGTCATGCGCAAGCTTGGCGCCCACACCCGTTATGAAGCAGTCAACGCAGCACGCCGCATCGGGGCGCTGCCCTGA
- the cysK gene encoding cysteine synthase A yields the protein MGNVYNNITETIGRTPLVKLNRLTEGLDATVLVKLESFNPANSVKDRIGLAIIDAAEASGELKPGGTIVEATSGNTGIALAMVGAARGYKVVLTMPETMSTERRVLLRAYGAEIVLTPGAAGMQGAKDKADEIVAERENAILARQFENPANPEIHRETTAKELMEDTDGNFDIFVAGFGTGGTITGVGGVLKEHNPEAQVYAVEPEASPLLTSGKAGPHKIQGIGANFIPENLDRKILDDVITISNEDAVTWSRKLATEEGILGGISTGANIKAALDLAAKPENAGKTIVTTVCDFGERYVSTVLYEDIRD from the coding sequence ATGGGCAACGTGTACAACAACATCACTGAGACCATCGGCCGCACCCCCCTGGTCAAACTCAACCGCCTCACCGAGGGCCTGGACGCCACCGTCCTGGTGAAGCTCGAGTCCTTCAACCCCGCGAACTCCGTCAAGGACCGCATCGGTCTAGCCATCATCGACGCCGCTGAGGCCTCCGGTGAACTGAAGCCGGGTGGCACCATCGTCGAGGCAACCTCCGGCAACACCGGTATCGCCCTGGCCATGGTCGGCGCAGCCCGCGGTTACAAGGTTGTCCTGACCATGCCGGAGACCATGTCCACCGAGCGTCGCGTCCTGCTGCGCGCCTACGGCGCGGAAATCGTCCTCACCCCGGGTGCAGCCGGTATGCAGGGCGCCAAGGACAAGGCCGATGAGATCGTCGCCGAGCGCGAGAACGCCATCCTGGCCCGCCAGTTCGAGAACCCCGCCAACCCGGAGATCCACCGCGAGACCACCGCCAAGGAGCTCATGGAGGACACCGACGGTAACTTCGACATCTTCGTCGCAGGTTTCGGCACCGGCGGCACCATCACCGGTGTCGGTGGCGTGCTCAAGGAGCACAACCCGGAGGCCCAGGTCTACGCAGTTGAGCCTGAGGCATCCCCGCTGCTGACCTCTGGCAAGGCCGGCCCGCACAAGATCCAGGGCATCGGCGCCAACTTCATCCCGGAAAACCTCGACCGTAAGATCCTCGATGATGTCATCACCATCTCCAACGAGGATGCCGTCACCTGGTCCCGCAAGCTGGCCACCGAGGAGGGCATCCTGGGTGGTATCTCCACCGGTGCCAACATCAAGGCCGCTCTGGACCTGGCTGCCAAGCCGGAGAACGCCGGCAAGACCATCGTCACCACCGTCTGTGACTTCGGTGAGCGCTACGTCTCCACCGTCCTCTACGAGGACATCCGCGACTAA
- a CDS encoding alpha/beta fold hydrolase, protein MTSNPYTAFLPLPYRSRVEPEHTWWQWRDNKIHIARARRPKARARVLVVHGMGAHSGALWPHAAALVDRGFEVLAVDLPLFGLTVCDPTEVRYDDWIALLVDLIEEEHDGRPLILFGASVGGLLAAHVASKSTHVDHVVATCLMNPADPLARRKMTRFGSLAILTKPLLKLAPGRRMVRIRSFARISKMSRSPGLSKLCASDELGGGVKVPLRFLSSYLHFRHDMPTVPVTLVHPGHDEWTPVQLSLRTLKRAKGPTEVVMLRECGHFPIEEPGLSDLFGVFEHLE, encoded by the coding sequence ATGACCAGCAATCCCTACACAGCCTTCCTGCCACTGCCGTACCGTTCCCGGGTGGAACCGGAGCACACGTGGTGGCAGTGGCGTGACAACAAAATCCACATTGCCCGCGCACGTCGCCCGAAGGCCCGCGCCCGCGTGCTGGTTGTTCACGGCATGGGCGCGCACAGCGGTGCCCTCTGGCCCCACGCCGCGGCCCTGGTGGACCGCGGTTTCGAGGTGCTCGCGGTTGACCTGCCCCTGTTCGGCCTCACCGTCTGCGACCCGACGGAGGTGCGTTACGACGACTGGATAGCCCTGCTCGTCGATCTCATCGAGGAAGAACACGACGGCCGACCCCTCATCCTCTTCGGCGCCAGCGTCGGGGGATTGCTGGCGGCGCATGTGGCGTCGAAAAGCACACACGTCGACCACGTGGTGGCGACCTGCCTGATGAACCCCGCCGACCCCCTCGCCCGGCGCAAGATGACCCGCTTCGGGTCGCTGGCCATCCTGACCAAACCGCTGCTCAAACTCGCGCCGGGGCGCAGGATGGTGCGGATCCGGTCCTTTGCGCGGATCTCGAAGATGAGCCGCAGTCCGGGGCTGTCCAAACTGTGTGCCAGTGATGAACTCGGCGGGGGAGTGAAGGTGCCCCTGCGGTTTCTCAGCTCCTACCTGCATTTCAGACACGACATGCCCACCGTGCCGGTCACCTTGGTGCACCCGGGACATGATGAGTGGACACCGGTGCAGCTCAGCCTGCGCACCCTCAAGCGCGCGAAGGGACCCACCGAGGTGGTCATGCTCCGCGAATGCGGACACTTCCCGATCGAGGAACCCGGACTGTCCGATCTCTTCGGGGTGTTCGAGCACCTGGAATAG
- the sucC gene encoding ADP-forming succinate--CoA ligase subunit beta, with translation MDLFEYQARDLFEAHGVPVVRGIVADTPEDARRAAEELGGPTVVKAQVKVGGRGKAGGVRLAGDPQKAQEAAGAILSMDIKGHTVEQVMVVEAVDIAEEYYFSILLDRANRSYLAMCSMEGGMEIEVLARERPEALARVEVNPLTGIDDTKAREIARAAGFDDTIAQKIVPVLQQLYRVYHDEDATLVEVNPLVLTAEGEVLALDGKITLDDNADFRHDNREELVGSAGTTDPLELRAKKNGLNYVRLDGTVGIIGNGAGLVMSTLDIVAEAGQRHGGQAPANFLDIGGGASSDSMVAGLEVIMCDPQVRSVLVNVFGGITACDEVARGIVGALEELGDGAAKPIVVRLDGHNVDKGREILEEFNHPLVTLVAGMDEAADRAAQLAAEQPTTEFATVTS, from the coding sequence ATGGATCTCTTTGAATACCAGGCCCGTGATCTCTTTGAAGCCCATGGCGTGCCCGTGGTGCGTGGTATTGTGGCCGACACCCCGGAGGATGCCCGTCGGGCCGCTGAGGAACTCGGTGGTCCCACGGTGGTCAAGGCCCAGGTGAAGGTCGGGGGCCGCGGTAAAGCCGGCGGTGTGCGACTGGCCGGGGATCCGCAGAAGGCCCAGGAGGCTGCCGGGGCGATCCTGAGCATGGACATCAAGGGGCACACCGTCGAACAGGTCATGGTGGTGGAGGCGGTGGATATCGCCGAGGAGTACTACTTCTCCATCCTCCTGGATCGCGCCAACCGTTCCTACCTGGCCATGTGCTCCATGGAGGGCGGCATGGAGATTGAAGTGCTGGCCAGGGAACGCCCCGAGGCCCTGGCCCGTGTGGAGGTGAACCCACTGACCGGCATCGACGATACCAAGGCCCGGGAGATCGCCCGGGCCGCAGGTTTCGACGACACCATCGCGCAGAAGATCGTCCCGGTCCTGCAGCAGCTCTACCGGGTCTACCACGATGAGGATGCCACGCTCGTCGAGGTGAACCCCCTGGTGCTCACCGCGGAGGGGGAGGTCCTGGCGCTGGACGGGAAGATCACCCTGGACGACAATGCCGATTTCCGCCATGACAACCGGGAGGAACTGGTGGGATCAGCTGGAACCACGGACCCGCTGGAGCTCAGGGCCAAGAAGAACGGGCTTAATTATGTGAGGTTGGATGGCACCGTCGGGATCATCGGCAATGGTGCCGGTCTGGTGATGTCCACGCTCGACATCGTGGCCGAGGCCGGCCAGAGACACGGTGGACAGGCACCTGCGAATTTCCTCGATATCGGAGGGGGAGCCTCCTCTGACAGTATGGTGGCGGGACTGGAGGTGATTATGTGCGATCCGCAGGTCCGCAGCGTGCTGGTCAACGTCTTCGGTGGCATCACTGCCTGCGACGAGGTGGCCAGGGGCATCGTCGGTGCTCTGGAGGAGCTTGGGGACGGGGCGGCGAAGCCGATTGTCGTCCGTCTGGATGGCCACAATGTGGACAAGGGGCGGGAGATCCTGGAGGAGTTCAACCACCCACTGGTCACTCTCGTCGCGGGAATGGATGAAGCCGCCGACCGGGCAGCCCAGCTCGCCGCGGAACAGCCCACCACCGAATTTGCCACCGTCACCAGCTAG
- a CDS encoding cob(I)yrinic acid a,c-diamide adenosyltransferase: MAIHLTKIYTRTGDDGTTGLSNFSRVPKDDPRLIAYADTDEANCAIGEVLALGNPDEAMVTLLRRVQNELFDVGADLANPIEENPKYPPLRVLPEYVDRLEADCDKWNEGLPNLDSFILPGGTPAAALLHTARVVTRRAERSAWVAIREHPDTTSVLPAKYLNRLSDLLFILSRVANKGDDVKWVPGGKR; encoded by the coding sequence ATGGCTATTCACCTAACCAAGATCTATACCCGCACCGGCGATGACGGCACGACCGGATTGTCTAATTTCAGCCGTGTCCCCAAGGACGACCCGCGTCTCATCGCCTATGCCGATACCGATGAGGCGAACTGCGCCATCGGCGAGGTGCTCGCCCTGGGCAACCCCGACGAGGCGATGGTGACCTTGCTGCGTCGGGTGCAGAATGAGCTTTTCGACGTCGGCGCCGACCTCGCCAACCCCATCGAGGAAAACCCGAAGTACCCGCCGCTGCGGGTTCTGCCCGAGTACGTCGACAGGCTCGAGGCGGATTGCGACAAGTGGAACGAGGGTCTCCCCAACCTTGATTCCTTCATCCTGCCCGGAGGCACCCCAGCCGCGGCTCTGTTGCACACCGCGCGAGTGGTCACCCGCAGGGCGGAGCGCTCGGCATGGGTGGCGATACGAGAACACCCGGACACCACATCCGTCCTGCCGGCGAAATACCTGAACAGGTTGAGTGATCTACTGTTCATTCTCTCGCGGGTGGCCAACAAGGGCGATGACGTGAAGTGGGTTCCGGGTGGAAAACGCTAA
- the sucD gene encoding succinate--CoA ligase subunit alpha, which produces MAIFLDDTSRIIIQGITGSEGSLHTSRMLASGATVVGGTNPRKAGETVTLGDTELPVFGTVAEAMEATEANVSVVFVPPAFAGEAMREAIDARIPLLVVITEGIPVRDVAEAWAHAQQVGSTRIIGPNCPGIITPGVSLAGIIPATITGSGPIGLISKSGTLTYQMMNELADVGISTAIGIGGDPIIGTTHIDALRAFEDDPDTEAIVMIGEIGGDAEERAAEFIRDHVSKPVVGYVAGFTAPEGKTMGHAGAIVTGSVGTAQAKKEALEAVGVRVGTTPSEAAEIMKEIIADR; this is translated from the coding sequence ATGGCCATCTTTCTCGATGACACCTCACGCATCATCATCCAGGGCATCACCGGCTCGGAAGGATCCCTGCACACCTCCCGCATGCTTGCCTCGGGTGCCACCGTGGTCGGGGGAACTAACCCCCGCAAGGCTGGGGAGACGGTGACACTGGGTGATACGGAACTCCCCGTGTTCGGCACCGTCGCCGAGGCGATGGAGGCAACGGAGGCGAACGTCTCGGTGGTCTTTGTGCCTCCCGCGTTCGCCGGAGAGGCGATGAGGGAGGCTATCGACGCCCGGATCCCCCTTCTCGTGGTCATCACCGAGGGTATTCCCGTCCGGGACGTCGCCGAGGCGTGGGCCCATGCACAACAGGTGGGATCAACCCGCATCATCGGCCCCAACTGCCCCGGCATCATCACCCCGGGGGTGTCACTGGCCGGGATCATTCCCGCGACGATCACCGGTTCAGGGCCTATCGGCCTGATCTCCAAGTCGGGCACCCTGACGTACCAGATGATGAACGAACTTGCGGATGTCGGGATCTCCACCGCCATCGGCATCGGCGGCGATCCCATCATCGGCACCACGCATATCGACGCCCTGCGTGCTTTCGAGGATGACCCCGACACCGAGGCCATCGTGATGATCGGGGAGATCGGCGGCGACGCGGAGGAACGTGCGGCCGAATTCATCCGCGATCATGTGAGTAAACCAGTGGTCGGTTATGTCGCGGGTTTCACCGCCCCGGAGGGTAAGACCATGGGGCACGCCGGGGCGATCGTGACCGGGTCCGTCGGCACGGCCCAGGCGAAGAAGGAGGCGCTCGAGGCGGTCGGGGTGCGGGTGGGTACCACACCGTCCGAGGCTGCCGAGATCATGAAGGAGATCATCGCCGACCGTTAG
- the epsC gene encoding serine O-acetyltransferase EpsC, whose translation MLLVVKMIREDLANARDHDPAARGDLENAIVYSGLHAIWAHRIAHAWWKAGFRGPARILSQLNRFFTGIEIHPGATIGRRFFIDHGMGVVIGETAEIGDGVMLYHGVTLGGQVLTQTKRHPTIEDNVTIGAGAKVLGPITVGAGSAIGSNAVVTKDVPANHIAVGIPAKARPRGKDETIKLVDPDYYI comes from the coding sequence ATGCTTTTAGTTGTGAAGATGATCCGCGAAGACCTCGCCAACGCCCGCGACCATGACCCTGCGGCGCGAGGGGACCTTGAAAACGCCATCGTCTACTCCGGTCTTCACGCAATCTGGGCCCACCGCATCGCACATGCCTGGTGGAAGGCGGGTTTCCGTGGCCCCGCACGTATCCTGTCGCAGCTGAACCGTTTCTTCACCGGCATCGAGATCCACCCGGGCGCCACCATCGGTCGACGTTTCTTCATCGACCACGGCATGGGGGTGGTCATCGGCGAGACCGCCGAGATCGGTGATGGCGTGATGCTCTACCACGGTGTCACCCTCGGCGGCCAGGTCCTCACCCAGACCAAGCGCCACCCCACCATCGAGGACAATGTCACCATCGGTGCGGGTGCGAAGGTGCTCGGCCCCATCACGGTCGGTGCGGGTTCCGCCATCGGTTCCAACGCCGTTGTGACCAAGGATGTCCCCGCCAACCACATCGCGGTGGGTATCCCTGCCAAGGCCCGCCCGCGTGGCAAGGATGAGACCATCAAGTTGGTCGACCCGGACTACTACATCTAG
- a CDS encoding GNAT family N-acetyltransferase, which translates to MSDDTGKIDITHHETQKRFVITVDGEAAGFASYVDGTDYRNFNHTVIKPEFRGRGLSTPLIRYALDDARDNGIRIHDSCWAVAGFIKKNPEYEELKK; encoded by the coding sequence ATGAGCGATGACACCGGCAAGATCGACATCACCCACCACGAGACCCAGAAACGTTTCGTCATCACCGTTGACGGCGAGGCGGCGGGGTTCGCCAGCTACGTCGACGGCACCGACTACCGCAACTTCAACCACACCGTCATCAAACCCGAATTCCGCGGGCGGGGCCTGTCCACGCCCCTGATCAGATATGCCCTCGATGATGCCCGGGACAATGGCATCCGCATCCACGACTCCTGCTGGGCGGTCGCCGGGTTCATCAAGAAGAACCCGGAGTATGAGGAGCTGAAGAAGTAG
- a CDS encoding class C sortase, which yields MSVIVDKPTDKPRPKHRLDRANKPKRTRKQKQRLATNIFLQIFAMFGIGLLIYPDGADWVNSLGHNAEISGYVRQIENTPPEQRREILNAAYAYNEQLDPGPLTDPYLTEAEDAALDSDVYRAYQEMLRVSGTEAIGTVNYPEVGISLPVYHGTSEEVIAKGVGHLYGTSLPVGGPSTRSVLTAHSGLPHAKLFTQLHDAEVGDIFWISVLGEEHYYQVRELETVLPNETDSFQIIEGEDWVTLFTCTPVGVNSHRLLAHAQRIPAPEGEGERLVAGDGISAGFPWWLVIFIGGSVLVALMLFMPAKKKKKKATA from the coding sequence GTGAGTGTCATCGTCGACAAGCCCACCGATAAGCCCAGGCCCAAGCACCGGCTGGACCGGGCGAACAAGCCCAAGCGCACCAGGAAGCAGAAGCAGCGCCTGGCCACCAATATCTTCCTGCAGATCTTCGCCATGTTCGGCATCGGTCTGCTCATCTACCCGGATGGTGCGGACTGGGTGAATTCGCTGGGGCACAATGCGGAGATCTCCGGGTATGTGCGCCAGATCGAGAACACACCGCCGGAGCAACGCCGGGAGATCCTGAACGCGGCGTATGCCTACAATGAGCAGCTTGACCCCGGCCCCCTGACCGACCCGTATCTCACGGAGGCCGAGGACGCCGCCCTGGACAGTGATGTCTACCGGGCGTATCAGGAGATGCTGCGCGTCAGCGGCACGGAGGCGATCGGTACCGTCAACTACCCGGAGGTGGGTATTTCCCTGCCTGTGTACCACGGGACCTCCGAGGAGGTCATCGCCAAGGGGGTTGGACACCTGTACGGCACCTCGCTGCCGGTGGGTGGTCCGTCGACACGCTCTGTGCTCACCGCGCACAGCGGACTGCCGCACGCGAAGCTGTTCACCCAGCTTCACGACGCCGAGGTGGGCGACATCTTCTGGATCTCCGTCCTCGGCGAGGAGCACTACTACCAGGTGCGTGAGCTGGAAACCGTGCTGCCCAACGAGACCGATTCCTTCCAGATCATCGAGGGTGAGGACTGGGTCACGCTGTTCACCTGCACCCCGGTCGGCGTGAACAGTCACCGCCTGCTGGCGCACGCCCAACGTATCCCGGCCCCTGAGGGCGAGGGGGAACGGCTGGTGGCCGGCGACGGTATCTCCGCGGGTTTTCCCTGGTGGCTGGTGATCTTCATCGGTGGGTCGGTGCTGGTCGCGCTGATGCTGTTCATGCCGGCGAAGAAGAAAAAGAAGAAGGCCACCGCCTGA
- the murA gene encoding UDP-N-acetylglucosamine 1-carboxyvinyltransferase, with protein sequence MKDKFLVKGGARLQGSVRVDGAKNSVLKLMAAALLAEGTTTLTNCPEILDVPLMRDVLVGLGCEVEIDGHTVTIHTPAELKSDADFPAVTQFRASVCVLGPLTARCGRAVVSLPGGDAIGSRPLDMHQSGLEQLGATTRTQHGAVVAEADKLVGAEISLDFPSVGATENILMASVMAEGQTTLDNAAREPEIVDLCRMLRSMGADIEGEGSPKITINGVEKLHPTSHEVIGDRIVAGTWAFAAAMTRGDVTVGGIAPRYLHLPLEKLKLAGAQVDTFENGFRVVMNKRPKSTDYQTLPFPGFPTDLQPMAIGLNAIADGVAVVTENVFESRFRFVDEMQRLGADTSVDGHHVVIRGIEELSSTTVWSSDIRAGAGLVIAALCAEGTTEVRDVFHIDRGYPNFVENLQALGADIQRVVA encoded by the coding sequence GTGAAAGACAAGTTTCTAGTCAAAGGTGGAGCAAGGCTCCAGGGATCCGTGCGTGTCGACGGCGCGAAGAACAGCGTGCTCAAGCTCATGGCGGCCGCCTTGCTGGCGGAGGGCACCACAACCCTGACCAACTGTCCTGAAATCCTTGATGTCCCTCTCATGCGGGATGTCCTGGTAGGTCTCGGTTGTGAGGTGGAGATTGACGGGCACACTGTCACCATCCACACCCCGGCCGAATTGAAATCCGATGCCGATTTCCCGGCCGTCACGCAGTTTCGCGCCTCGGTGTGTGTCCTGGGGCCACTGACCGCCCGCTGTGGCAGGGCGGTCGTGTCCCTTCCCGGCGGTGATGCCATCGGATCGCGCCCCCTGGATATGCACCAGAGTGGCCTCGAGCAGCTCGGCGCCACCACACGAACCCAGCATGGTGCCGTAGTCGCTGAGGCCGACAAGCTCGTCGGTGCTGAAATCTCCCTGGACTTCCCCTCGGTGGGTGCCACCGAGAACATCCTCATGGCCTCGGTCATGGCGGAGGGGCAGACTACCCTGGATAACGCAGCCCGCGAACCGGAGATCGTCGATCTCTGCCGCATGCTGCGTTCCATGGGTGCGGATATCGAAGGTGAGGGTTCCCCCAAGATCACGATCAATGGGGTGGAGAAGCTCCACCCCACCTCGCATGAGGTTATCGGTGACCGCATCGTGGCAGGAACATGGGCGTTCGCTGCCGCCATGACCCGGGGAGATGTCACCGTCGGTGGGATCGCACCCCGCTACCTCCATTTGCCCCTCGAGAAGCTCAAGCTTGCCGGTGCGCAGGTGGATACCTTCGAAAACGGTTTTCGTGTGGTGATGAACAAACGTCCCAAATCCACCGATTACCAGACCCTTCCGTTCCCCGGTTTCCCCACGGATCTCCAGCCGATGGCCATCGGTCTCAACGCCATCGCCGATGGGGTTGCCGTAGTGACCGAGAATGTCTTCGAATCGCGCTTCCGCTTTGTCGACGAGATGCAGCGTCTCGGCGCAGACACCTCCGTTGACGGCCACCATGTGGTCATCCGGGGAATAGAGGAACTGTCCTCAACCACCGTCTGGTCCTCGGATATCCGTGCCGGCGCAGGGCTGGTTATCGCAGCGCTCTGCGCTGAAGGCACCACCGAGGTCCGCGATGTCTTCCACATTGACCGCGGTTACCCGAACTTCGTGGAGAACCTGCAGGCGCTGGGGGCTGATATCCAGCGGGTAGTGGCCTAG
- a CDS encoding DsbA family oxidoreductase, producing MAAKMKIEVWSDIMCPFCYIGEKKLDDALAGFADAERIDVEFKSFELMPGLETHPIRSTNEMLAETKGMTVEQARQMNAQVAQLAAAVGLEMDSETSIPANTINAHRLTHLAKKHGKQKDVTHALFRAYFAEQKNVDDIDTLVAIAEGVGIDGDEARSVLESDAYTNEVQRDVHEARQLGVTGVPFFVFDRKYAISGAQDAAVFEGTIEKSFGEWAEANPASPFEVIEGQTCSVDGTCS from the coding sequence GTGGCTGCGAAGATGAAGATTGAAGTGTGGAGCGACATCATGTGCCCGTTCTGCTACATCGGTGAGAAGAAACTCGACGACGCGCTCGCCGGGTTCGCTGACGCCGAGCGTATCGACGTCGAATTCAAGAGCTTCGAACTCATGCCCGGCCTGGAGACCCACCCCATCCGCAGCACCAACGAGATGCTCGCGGAGACCAAGGGCATGACCGTCGAACAGGCACGCCAGATGAATGCCCAGGTCGCCCAGCTCGCCGCCGCCGTCGGTCTGGAGATGGACTCCGAGACCTCCATCCCGGCCAACACCATCAACGCCCACCGGCTCACGCACCTGGCCAAGAAGCACGGCAAGCAGAAGGATGTCACCCACGCCCTGTTCCGTGCCTACTTCGCGGAGCAGAAGAATGTGGATGACATCGATACCCTCGTGGCCATCGCCGAGGGCGTGGGCATCGACGGTGACGAGGCCCGATCGGTGTTGGAGTCCGATGCGTACACCAATGAGGTCCAGCGTGATGTCCACGAGGCCCGTCAGCTCGGCGTCACCGGTGTGCCCTTCTTCGTCTTCGACCGCAAATACGCCATCAGCGGGGCCCAGGATGCGGCGGTCTTCGAGGGCACCATCGAGAAGTCCTTCGGAGAATGGGCGGAGGCCAACCCGGCCAGCCCCTTCGAGGTGATCGAGGGACAGACCTGCTCGGTGGACGGTACCTGCAGTTAG